The sequence gtgagctgaaatcatgccatcgcattccagcttgggcaacaagagggaaactccacctcaaaaaagaaactaggaaatatttttcataatggctaaAAAGTACAAACAATCCAAATGACCATCACTTGATGAATGGATAGGATAATATATATCCATACAGTAGAATGTTATTTGgtcttaaaaaggaatgaagtggccgggcacggtggctcacacccgtaatcccagcactttgggaggccgaagcaggcggatcacaaggtcaggagatcgagaccatcgtggctaacaaggtgaaaccctgtctctactaaaaaaattagccgggcttggtggtgggcgcccgtagtcccagctactggggaggctgagatgagaatggtgtgaacctgggaggcggagcttgcagtgagccaagattgcgctactgcactccagcctgggagacagagcaagactatctcaaaaaaaaaaaaaaaaaaagaatgaagtaccgATACATGCtgtataacatggatgaaccttgaaacattatgctaagtggaagaatCCAGATATAAAAGACCATATATTGTGTGATTCTATATGCAAAATCTCCCAGTGAGCAAATCCATTGAGGCAAAAAGTATATTAGTGCTTGCCagtggctgggaggaggggagggagagtagCTGATAAAGGAAACAGGCTCTTTTTGGAGTAATGTTTTGAAATCAGTGGTGATGTTTGCACACCTGTGCCCATATAGAAAACTTCTGAACTgtatactattattttttttgacacagggtctcaccctttcacccaggctggagtgcagtggcacaatcttggcttactgcagactccgcctactgggctcaagtgatcctcccacctcagtctccccagtagttgggactacaggcgtgagccaccatgcctggatagtttttgtatttttagtagaaatggggtttcatcatgttggccaggctggtctcaaactcctgacctcaagtgatccacccgcttctgcctcccaaagttactgggattacaggtgtgagccaccgcgcccagcccattttttttttgagagggagtctcgctctgtctcccaggctggagtacggtggccggatctcagctagctgcaagctccgcctcccaggtttacgccattctcctgcctcagcctcccgagtagctgggactacaggcgcccgccacctcgcccggctagttttttgtatttttttaatagagacggggtttcaccgttttagccaggatggtcttgatctgacctcgtgatccacccatctcggcctcccaaagtgctgggattacagcactataggaggcttaggcaggcagactgcttgagtccaggagttcaagaccagcctgggcaatatggtgaaacgcatctctacagggggaaaaaaaaatagccaggagtggtggtgtgtacctgttgAGTCCCagcaggattaaaaaaaaaaaaaccttatgtGTCCAGACTCTAATCCAAACCAATAAAATCTTCTGAGAGGTATTGCTGGGGCAtctatatgttttttaaagaaccaggAGATTACAATGGGTAGACAAGGTTTGAGAATCCCTGCTTTGATATACACCTGACAAATTATAATGGTATTTTCACACTGGTAGTTGCAGCACCTGCTAGCAGTGTAGTATGCTTTACTTGAATCATTTCCACCTCTGTACCTCAATTCCCTGGGCCTGGGGTTGCCATTTGGTAGGGGAGGAACTTATCAGGAGTTGCTTTGCAAGTGCAGGTGGGCAGTCCTGGGCTCTGTTAGTGACAGTGTGATTTCAGTGAAATTTTAACTTAGACTCCCCAAGCCGATTGTGCAATGGATAGCCCCGGGAGAGCCCCGTGTTCACATTCTCAtctggcatttttgttttgtggaaTCAGGGCCTGTGTTAACCCAGGTGACCTATGAACAGTGCTTGTCTCCTCACTAGGTCATCTGGATCATCTTTTACACTGCCATTCATTATGACTGATGGTGTACAGCTCCCAACTGCTCCCTATCCAGTCCAAAGGACCCTCTTGATTACAGCACAGGAACTTGATCGTTGGGGAACCCCAGCCCCTTGGAACTTGGAAGACCCATGTTTCCTGGACCGCGAATCAGTGTGTTGGGCATCAGTGTTTTCTGCAAGGGTTGTGacctgaaactttttaaaaaccacccACCTTTGGAGAAGCATTTCTGAATTTATCCGTCACCAACCATTTCTTCTTGGATACCGTCAAGTAACAGCTGTTTGCCAAGTGGAGCTGTCATTTAATTTGATGCACCTCTGGATTCAGATGAAACATTAAATTGTCTTCCTCGATTCTCCATCAGGTGTACAGTTTTTAAACTATCAGTGGCATTTAAAGTTTTCTGAAACAGCATGACTGTATATGTGTGGTCCATAGCACAGTACAGGCAGCATCTAATAACAGTTTCCATTGTAGAATGTTTTCAGATACTTGAATAAATCAAATCTTTAATTGAGAACCTGTTGATGATACCTGATAAAGCCTTTCCCACCCCACCTGTAGCTTGGGAACCCAGTAGGAACACTCGAGGTGGtacctcccaccccatccctctttcttcctctccgtGCTCCCTTAGCAGATCCAGCAGACCTCTTTCTCTTTATGAGGGCAGCAGGGAAATTAAGCGCTGGATTTGGTGTAGGCTGTGGCCTCAGTCTTGGCATTGTGGAGAGAGGGTTTAGCACCTTCTGATGCCCCTGCCCAGCACTGAGGTGCCTGGCCTCACTGCAGTGTGCTAGACTTAAGAGGTGTTATTTTGTATTTGGCCACAAGATGGCAAGGCCAGTGTGCTAGGGAATGGTAAGCCACAAAATGAAATAGAGATCTGAAAGCTAGGTTGGGTGCGGtcgcttacacctgtaatcctagcactttgagaggctgaggcgggtggatcacctgaggtcaggagttcgaaaccagcctggacaacatggtgaaaccccatctctattaaaaatacaaaaaaattagccaggcatggtggtatgcacctgtaatcccagctattctggaggctgaggcaggagaattgtttgaatccaggagacggaggttgcagtgagctgagatcgcgccattgcagtccagcctgggcaacagagcaagactccgtttcagaaaaaaagagctGGGGCTGTTGTCCTCAATGGGGGACATTTGAGGACTTAGACTGTCAGAAGTCTTTCTCATTGCTCTGGAGATCATGTAGAGGCTGGAGCACCTATGATCTGCTGCTACGGTAAGACATCATCTcagttttcctttcccttctagGCCACAGTCCTATCTTCTGAGGTACGGTGGTGGTCTCAACGAGACTTGTCAATTTCCCGAAAATGATTTTCTCACAGAAGCTAGGGGTTGTTTCTACCTTGTGGGCGGGGCCTGGTTAACGGGGGATGTAGAACGGGGCTCAGCAGGCAGGGCATCCAGATGGTACTGGAAACAAACTCAAGAACTGACTAGGTCAGACCCGCAGGAGGCTTACTCTCTTTTTGGAACCCTGGCCCTGGTCCCAACTTCTCTGCATTTGGACTAGAGGTCGCAGGTGGGGTCATGGCACTGGGAGGAGGTAGGTGACGACTTAGGGCCAAGAGAGGAAAGAGCAAGGGTACAGGTGGGACCTTGGATGCACCTCTGTGTCCCAGCCCTCCCTCACTGAGTGCACAGCCTTGCCTCTGGGGTGCTCAGGTGGCTGGGCTGAATTGGGGTTCTAGGTGTGCAATCTTGGTTTCCCTTTCGGCCTCTCTTTTGGGCCTAGGCATCATCCAAAGAGACAGCCTCCTCATTCAGGCTGATGTAGGAGCTGAGGGACTCCCGGAGACCCTCACTGAGAAGAGACTCCTCCCCTGTGGGAACTTCAGAAAACAGGAGGGAGCTGTGGACAAAGGAAGAGAATTGGGTCAAGGAGCCTATTCCTCCTCCCTGCACTCACTACACACAAAAATGCACTGTTCTCAAAACCCCTCACTCCTGATGAGGACCTCATGGGGCTCCCCTGTTCCCTATCAGATCAGCTTCCCAGCCCCACCTGCCGAGCCTGGGCTGTGCTCCAGGAGTTGAGTCAGTGTGCCCTGGCTCCAGCTGCCAGGTGTCCCTGAGTGTGACAGGTACATTCGGGTTGTGGTTCCCAGGGGTGGGTCCTTCTAACTCTTGGTCTTGCTTTCATGTTTCCAGGAGTCCCCGACTTTACCTGTCCAGCTCTTTCCAGTTGAGTGGTGTCCTCTGTACAGTCACAGGTAGGGGTATATCCTTGCTAGGGAGCGGGCCAGCCCTCTGCAGGACACAGGGCTCCTTGAGGAGGCAGCAGATGTCATCCGCCAGCTCTGAGGAAGAGACCTCCATCCCTGACATGGCCGACTCCACCCTACTTCTCTCCAACAGCCCTCATCCTGACAGCCCCCCACACTTGGCAGGAGGGGGCATGGTTACAAAAGAGTGACAGGACATGAGCCCCAAGCTGTTGGTTTCATGGAGACAGATGCAGTCAAAGGTCTTTCTGGGCTAACTTTTGGGAGACAATCACTGTATGATTTAGGGTGAGTTCAtggacctcctgagctcaagtttcTGGTTAGGAAATTGCTTTGGGAAGAAGAAAGCTAAGGACTGCTCAGTCTACTTCTACTGTCTACTCCTGCATGGAGTGACCTGCAAAAAACCCCTGAGTTTTCTGAGAGTGCTCTTCCCTCTCTGCGCCCTGACGCTGTGCCCAGTGACTGCATCTTCCAGTGTCTGTTGAAGGACCGGCATCAGGAAGTACTAAGGAGAGTCAGGATTGAATCCCACACAGCAGCAGCTCTGGGTCCGGTTCCTGTGGAGAGAACTCCACCTGCTGCCAGGGGCTTTGAATCAGAACCAGGGTGGTAGGCAAGGTACTGACCGGAGCCTACACAGGAGGTATGTGGCTTTTCTGCTAGGGCACGAGGTGAAGACAAGGCTTCCAGCCTGCATTTCTTGGCATGGGGACTGGTGTGAAAATAGGGGAGGCCTCTCTTCTGTCTGTCTGAATACTCCATAGCAGGTAAAATATCCGAAGACACCACTGCCTGCTCCTCCCTGCAGACTATCCCAGCCTACTCCTGGGGGCAGGGAAAGGCCATACCAGAGTAATGGTCCACCAGGGCCTGGAGTGAGGGGAAGGTGAGGCGCGGTGAGATGTACAGCCAGCCATTGTCAAGGCGCTGGATCCTGTAGTGTCTGATTCGGTCCCAGGATGCAGGGCGGCTGAGACGGACTGACAGGGAGTAAGAGCCTGAGGAGAAAAGGGTCCAGGGGTGGCGCTGAGGCCCTGCTGGGACTCAGCCCCACCCAGGTTGGGAAACAAAGATAGGCAACATGGCCATGGGGCCCCGGCAGAAGGGAAGTGTCTTGGGCAGAAGCAAGACAAAGACTTGCTCTCTCGGTCATCAATAACATGTTCATAATAGATGGGGGTCTTGTGAGGGTGAAATCAAATCACACACAGAGCCCTCAGTACAGGGTCTGGCACCGTGTGAATGAACATTCAGCGTTGGCTGTTCTTACAAAGACTCAGGTGGCAGATGTGTTAGGATGCAAAAACACTGTCAAGAAGATGCTGGCAAGGAAGTGGAGAAGTAGGACCTCCCACCCTGCTGGTGGAAGAGAAATTAGTACAAGCCACCTTGGAAATAGTTTGGCATTAACTAGATGAGCTGAACATGCACGTACCTTACAACCCAGCAGTTCTACCCAGGCACATTACCTCAGAAGCACACAGGCAAGAATATGCACAGCAGCATTGTTTGTAAAAGTCAAAaacgggccaggtgtggtggctcacgcctgtaatcccagcacttagggaggccgaggcgggtggatcacaaggtcaggagattgagaccatcctggctaacacggtgaaaccccgtctctatgaaaaatacaaaaaattagctgggcgtggtggtgggcgcctgtagtcccagctacttgggaggatgaagcaggagaatggcatgaacctgggaggcagagcttgcagcaagctgagatcgcaccactgcactccagcctggtcgacagagggagactctgtctcaacaacaacaacaacaacaaagtcaaAAACTGCAAACAACCCATTTATGCTCAACAGTAGAACTGTGGATTAGAGAGTGTAGTACTATACAACAGTTAAAATTAATAACTGCTACATATATAGGCATAAGGAAATCTTGGAAATAAGCAGAAAAACATTACAGAGCATACATTCAGCCCGATTCTATTTAAAGTTCAAAGACAGCCAACTGACATTATATGTTACACAGGCACACATGGCAAAGCTCTGAAGAAAAGCAACTGATTAACACAGTGAAGCATGAGAGGGGGCTACGAAGGGCTTGTTAGGTAATTTCAGCTGGCAAGTAGGCACATGGATGTCAGTTTTATTCCTGCTCCTCaacctatatgtatatattacatatactgaTGGATGTGACAGAGTTTTGCCAGTTTTGcatgtttcattttttcattttttatttatttatttatttttatttatttattttttttgagacggagtctggctctgtcgcccgggctggagtgcagtggccggatctcagctcactgcaagctccgcccgccgggtttacgccattctcctgcctcagcctcccgagtagctgggactacaggcgcccaccgcctcgcccggctagttttttgtatttt comes from Macaca fascicularis isolate 582-1 chromosome 10, T2T-MFA8v1.1 and encodes:
- the SLA2 gene encoding src-like-adapter 2 yields the protein MGSLPSRRKSLPSPSLSPSVQGQGPVTTEAERSKATAVALGSFPAGGPAELSLRLGEPLTIVSEDGDWWTVLSEVSGREYNIPSVHVAKVSHGWLYEGLSREKAEELLLLPGNPGGAFLIRESQTRRGSYSLSVRLSRPASWDRIRHYRIQRLDNGWLYISPRLTFPSLQALVDHYSELADDICCLLKEPCVLQRAGPLPSKDIPLPVTVQRTPLNWKELDSSLLFSEVPTGEESLLSEGLRESLSSYISLNEEAVSLDDA